A window of Castanea sativa cultivar Marrone di Chiusa Pesio chromosome 8, ASM4071231v1 genomic DNA:
gcaTATTCACCTTACATGGCTATTTTGGCTAGGCCTTGGCTCCATGCAATGGGGGCAGTTTCGTCAACTTTGCACGTAATGGTGAAATATCCTATCCGAGGAAATCTGGGAGTGTTACATGGAAGCCAGTTGGTAGCCAGGCAGTGTTTGATGTCTGCAAATATCAGAACAAGCCAAGGTTCATCAACGGGGGTGACACCGGAGGCATTATAGCAACTAAAGAAATCTGCTCGGGAAGTAGGTGTTGATAAGGATGGAGGTTCTTCCGAGGAGTTGGACAAAATATGTATAGGAGAAGATAAGGAGAGATATTTTCAGGTGGGATCACAGTTACCAGTGCTAGAAAGGGAGGAGTTAGTTCAATTCTTACAggataatattgatgttttcgCGTGGACGACCTATAACATCCCGGGAATCGATCCGGAATTCATTTGCCACCATTTGAATGTTAGTCCTAATGCAATGTCCCAGAAGCAGCCTCCTCAGCATGCATCCCAAGAGCATGCAGAGGCAGTTAAAGAGGAGGTTAACAAGCTAAAGCAAGCCGGGGCAATTAAGGAACTTTTTTATCCCGAGTGGCTGGCCAACACtgttgtggtaaaaaagaagaacggcaaatGGAGAGTTTGCGTTGACTTCATTGATCTAAACAAGGCATGTCCAAAGGATCCTTTCCCTATCCCaagaattgatcaattggtggatgcaactgttgggcatccccggatgagtttcttggatgcttttcaaggttatcatcaaatcccTATGGCATtgaatgatcaggagaagacaacTTTTCGTGCTCCTAATGGCAATTATCATTATcgagtgatgccctttggtcttAAGAACACAGGCTCCACTTATCAACGGAtggtgactagaatgtttgattCACAGTTGGGGCGTAATATGGAGGCATATATCGATGATATGGTGATCAAAAGTAAGAAGGCGGGAGACCATTTGAAGGACCTACATGAAACTTTCTCAGTACTTAGGAAGTATAAATTGCGTTTAAATGCATCTAAGTGCTCTTTCGGAGTAGGCTCGGGAAAGTTCCTCGGGTATATGATAACTCATcagggaattgaagttaatcctgaccAAATCAAAGCCATCTTAAGGTTGCATCCTCCTCAGAATCCTAAGGAGGTACAAAAGCTAGCTGGAATGTTTGCAGCCTTGAATAGGTTTATATCCCGGTCTGCGGATAGGTGTCGACCTTTTTATCGTCTTTTACATAAATGGAAAGATTTCCAGTGGACAGATGAGTGTAACTTGgcttttgaagatttgaaacaATACTTGACGAACCCACCGATATTATCAAGGTTGGAAAAGGAAGAGGTGTTGTATGCCTATCTAGCCGTCACGAACTATGCTGTAAGTCTTGTCCTAATAAGGAATGATGACGGGGTTCAAAaaccaatatattatattagtaaATCTTTACAAGAGGCCGAGCGGCAATATTTACCCTTGGAAAAAGCTCTTCTAGTCGTTGTACATGCTATAAGGAAGCTgccccattattttcaagctcatacaATAGTGGTGCTCACCTAGTTGCCTCTACAGGCTATCATGAGGAAATCGGACTACACGGGTCGTGTAGCTAAATGGGGAACCAAGCTGGGAGCTTATGATGTTAAATATATGACCCGGACGGCTATTAAAGGGCAGGTTCTTGTCGATTTCATGGCTGAATTCACAGAAAGTGGCACTAAGCAGGACGATGCAATGATGACTGTAATGACTATTGGGCTTGGGAATGTCCCTCTTTGGGAAGTTTATACGGATGGGGCGTCAAATCGAAAGGGAGTCGGGATTGGAGTTGTGTTAATTACTCCCGAGAAGTTAGTTATGGAAAAGTCATTGAGGCTTGGATTTATAGCCACTAACAATGAGACCGAGTATGAAGCTCTCTTGACGGGCGTCCAAATGGTTAGGCATTTGGGAGGAGAAATAGTGGAGTTGTATTGTGATTCCAGACTAGTTGTCGGACAAATTAATGGAGAGTTTGAGGCAAGAGATGAGagaatgaagaaatatcttGAACGAGTCAAAGGGGTGTTAAGTTTGTTTAAGAGTTTTCAAGTACGACAGATTCCAAGAGGGCAGAACGCTCATGTCGACTCATTAGCCATGTTAGCCACATCGCTGGGCTCAAAGTTGCCACGGACGGTGATGGTAGAAGATTTGTTGACCTCTAGCCTTACAAGCATCTCGGCAGTCAGGGTTCATAGCATTCGCGTGGGCTCGAGCTGGATGGATCCGATTGTAACCTTCCTACAGCACGGTGTATTTCCTGAAGATAAAGTGGTAGCCAAGAAGGTACGGAGAAGTGCTCCCTGATATTGGCTGTCGGAAGAGCATAAGCTATACAGACGATCTTACTCGGGGCCGTATTTGCTCTGCGTACATCCTGAAGCTGTGGAGCCCTTgttggaagagttacatgaaggaATATGTAAGAGTCATACTAGAGGACGATCATTAGCCCACAGAGCCATgactcaagggtattggtggccaaacaTGCAGAGGGCTTCCCAAGAGTATACAAGAAAGTGTGATCAGTGTCAAAGGTTCGCgccaaacattcatcaaccagggggtgCCTTAAATCCATTGTCTAGTCCATGGCCCTTTGCTAAGTGGGGCTTGGATATCGTCGGACCTTTTCCTCGGGCAGTTGGTAATAAGAGATGGCTCCTTGTCAGCACGGATTATTTTACgaaatgggtggaagctgaaCCATTAGTCAATATCAGGGATGTAGGTGCTAAGAAGTtcatttggaagaatatcataACTCACTTTGGAGTCCCACATACCTTGATTTCTGATAATGGACtccaatttgatagcaaggcttttcGCCGGTATTGCGCAGATATGGGAATAAGGAATGGATATTCAACACCGgcctatcctcaaggaaatggtcaagcCGAAGCTACAAATAAAGTTATTTTCGCTAGATTAAAGAAGCGTTTAGACGATGCTAAAGGACGATGGGTAGAAGAGTTGCCTCATGTGTTATGGGCTTATCGTACTACGCCCCGAAGATCGACAGGcgagacacccttttcaatgacatATGGAATGGAAGCTGTAATCCCGTTGGAGTCGGGCTTTCCCACCTTGAAATTCGATCAGTATAATGATGTAAGTAATCATGACATGCTGCATGATAGTTTGAATACCAtcgaagaaagaagagaagtagcCAGTGTGAAGATGGGAAGCTATCAACAGAAACTCAAGCAAACATATGACAAGGGAGTTAAATCAAGACCTTTGGTACCAGGCGATTTGGTGTTAAGAAAAGTGGTAGGAACAGCGAGAAATCCTGCTTGGGGTAAATTATGACCTAACTAGGAAGGGCCGTATAGAATTACGTCAGTAGCAGGTATAGGGGCTTATCGTTTGGAAGATCTGGATGGAAGGGTGGTTCATCGCctttggaatgtaaataacttacgacgtTATTACTATTAAGGAAAGAGCTTTCTTTTGTATCAGTTGTAGGCTCATTTTGTTCCATTGGCATGTGTATTTTCTTTTACTGTTATACCAATACAAGTGTTAAGCTGACCTTAgtccttgttcggctcctcgggccacaagtctaagagaaattaacaacttataccAATACAGGtattaaactgaccttagtccttgttcggctcctcgggccacaagtctaagagaaattaacaacttataccAATACaggtgttaaactgaccttagtccttgttcggctcctcgggccacaagtctaagagaaattaacaacttataaaaGTCAAGTGTTAAGCCAAATTTAGGTCATGaccggctcctcgggccacaagtctaaaaGCTAATAACTAAGTTTTGACATAATTTCGTTTCTTGGCGAAAGGTTAAGTGTTAACTTAACGTAATCTAGTTTCTGAAAAGTTAAGTGTCAACTTAAATTAATCTTGTTGCGTGGTGAAAGTCAAGGTTAAGTTGATCTTGTTTCTTGCTTAGTTTCTCAAATTATAAGTGTAAGACAAAAAAATGAACACCGTGTACTGTTGGCTTATATGGCAAAAGTGGTTGGTACGATCCATTATACATATGCATGAAAACTTAACATTTGAGCGGTAAGGAATTGTGTTTGAcaaatgaataataacaaaGTAGATATTGGAGTCTTGAAATATGAtaacaataaacaacaaaaagCACAACACGGTTATCTATCTTTTCcattcagtaaaaaaaaaaaaaaacaacaaagaaaagaataaaacgAAAAACAACAAGATTAAGCGCTGGGTTAtttgtctttcttcttttctgtttctttctcttttttcttgttttttgctTATCCCCCTTCCTTCGGGTCGGCTTCATTTACTTCATCCATGGGCTTGGCTTGAGGAGAGGGGTTTTCAGTTATTTGCACAGCAGATGGATTAGGCTCCAGAATGGATGCAGCTGAGTCACTCGTAGGTTTAGGGGGAGCAGGAGCTAAGTGCAAAGCAGGAGGGTAGTAAACACTGTCAGGAGCTCGAAGCTTGGAGTCAGTGGATACTTCAGCAGGATCTAAAGCTCGACCCCACACTTCTAAACAAAATGCTCTAGCAATCCCTTTGAGTTGGGCGGTCAAGTTGTCAACAGCCTTCTTCACTTCGACATCATATGCTGCTTGCTCAGCATTAGCCTTCTCCTGCTCCTTAGAAGCTAGTTCCTTCTGTGCTTGCTTAAGTTCAACCACAGTAAGGGTAAGTCTGCTTTGAGCTTGCTTCTGGGCCTCGAGAGCCAGGTTAGCCTGCGATTCGTAACTCTGCAGGGTAGACTCAGCGTTTTTGTGAGCTTTTTCTACCTCGACTAGGTGGATGAGGGTCTCCTTCAAGTTTTGTTCAGCTTCGTTCTGAGCCCTCACAGCTACCTCGGCATTATGCTCGGCTTTCCTGGTTAAGTCCAAGGAATGGTCCACCCATTCCTCAGCCATGAATGAAGCCTGGACAGCCTACAATGCACATGAATTAAGAAAGTTAGATGAGTAATGCTATTCACAGAAATAAAGATAGAATGATAAAGACTTTGGAAAATACCTTAGCTAAATCCTGTTTCAGAGATAGGAAGACTTCTTTTTTGCGGAAAGACCGCAGTTCAGCCATATCCTCGGGAAGGTATAGGGCCTTTTCCAAGCATTCAGCTACCAAGCTTGAGCTTCCCTTCTTCGGGTCCCTAAGATTGGCATCATCAAGAACGGGGCTGCCTGAACTTAAGGTGAAGTTAGGTCGCCAAACTGATGCCTTCCTTATTGGATCGCTACTGGTGTCCTTGGAAGGTCCAGTATGAGCAGCTTTCTTGGAAAGGGCTTTCCCAGCCCTAATATCTTTAGAAGAAGGATTGGGGTTCTCCCCTTTTTCGATTTCTATAATGTTTTTGCTACTCTgacccctctttttttttttgtccacgACCTCGGCGAGAGGTGTACGTGTCATGGCGGGGGTGATTGGACAAGGAGGTACGGCCACGGCAGGGGAAAAATAGCCCGTGTGTGCTTGAAGCAATGCCAGTAGGTCGGGTTCTTTCTCTTGGAAACCCATATCGCTGGTTGAAGGAGGTGAACTGCGAGGGGCGTCTTTGCGGTAAAAAACTTCAAAGTCTTTTTCCGTCACTTTGGGATGACTAGACTCGGGAGTTAAAGCTTTTTCTTCTACCGGTAGATTAGCGGATTGCTCTAGGGGGTAAAGTAACTTGGCTGCAAGAGGGGCGGGAAGTTGTGCATCTTGAGTTCCTGCGGGAGGAGGTGTAGGTAGTAAGAAGCCAGGAACCGCAATGTCAATACGAGCTAGCCAAAGATCCCTAGCTCGGATTACGTTCTTTGGACTTTGAAATCGTTTAGTGGAAGGGTTGTAGCCGAGGATGATGTGGGCTGCTCGCAGTTGTCCGTCTCTGTGCAAGAATATTTCTAATCGGAGAATTCTGTTTAAATCTTGACGGTTCACAGCGGCTATGTTCGAAACGGTGTGGTAGTTGTCTGCAGTAAGGAGTAAAAACAGTAAGGAAGAGTTAATCAATGATTAGGGCATAAACGAAAGACGGTTATTCCTAAGTATTATATCGGCCCTCAAGAACCCTACCTGGCACCCCATCTTGGGTAGGGCAGTGTAAGCCATCATGCCAATTCCCCGAGACGATGAGGTAATCCTCGTCCATTCCTTTGCTTGAGTCAGGCAAGCAGGAGATTAGGCTAACGGCGGGGACCCTACACTTCATGTAATATTTGGTTCTGTCCCATTTTTGGCAATTGTACACCCAGTTTACATCATGCCAAGTCAAATTGGTTCCCATTTTATGATTTATGGCATCAACACATCCTAAAATCCTAAGGACATTGGGGAAACATTGAGCTGGGGTAAGCCTATAGTTTACAAGAAAATCTCAGGTTACTCTACCCATGGGAATTTGCATTCCGCCTTCGATAAAAGCGATCATGGGAATTAAAACTGACTCGGGTGGCCGTGATACGAGTAGACactcttcttcctcacaatatTGAATGTCTATATCGTCAGGAATCTTATATTGGGTTTTAAAGGCGGCCTTCGCCTCATCTGTTTTTACTAGCTTAGCGTATCTACCTATTAACCCTTACGGCgggaaaagaaaagtaaacaagcaaaaagaaacaaaaggagaGCAGACACACCTCTGAAGAGTGCTTAAAATTGTTCCTCAAGAGCTCTCTTTTCCTTTAATCCTTCAAAGCGCCAAAATGAGCTTCAGCCAGCCTGAAGGTTCGCTTTTATAGGaatgagaaaacaaaaataataatggaagggcggtaactttcccgctcataattgaGATCCCAATCTGAGCCGTACGATATCCATCCAGCCGTAGAACGTGCGTAGGAAAAGAACCGCCTGACACCATAAATGCTCCATCGTGGACTACGAGGCGTCAGAAGCGTGTCATGGGCAGCGAAAAGACGTCCATACGTGTGAAAGCAAAAAGCATGTAAGAAGCGTGTCCgagaagttaaaacttggttattaaCTCACGGTTAATAACTCAAGTGTTAAGGGGCTGTTGTGAGGACCCGAAGATCCGAAGACCCGACGATCCAAAGAACTGAAGACCCGGAGACATACTGGAAGGTATAATGAGCAAAGGAGAATAAAGGAACCTGCCCGAGGACAAAGTGGGATGGTCGGGCAAGGAACGACAGAGAGATTGATGATGTATGGGACATATTGCAAATATCCGGGTAGGGTTGGATAACTATGAGcattgcattgaatgttctgtaccaaccattctggccgcattaaataAAGGAATATCAGCTTTGTCCGCTGCATTAATGTagacatgacctgaacagtacaaaaCACAGAGTTAAAGTTTTtctccattaccgactacaaaGGATTGGACAGGTGTTAGTATAAGGGATTAAGTAGATGGAGAGGTGTAAGGCTGAGATAATAAGGGCAAAAGGTGtaaataagagaggagagacaCAGAAAGggggacttttgttgttgttaccctctctacaaattcattgtattcgGATCTCTAGTCATAAAACGTATTGTGGCAGTCAGTTTGTTgtatgatttttggtccttacagtttgttagaggcttttttttttttttttttttttttttttttttttcaattgtagAAATGTTATGTCGTGATTTGAATGAAATCATTACTTTTATCAAGGTCTATCATTGATATAACTTTTAACATGGAACAATTACAATGTATAATATCAACAACCATAAAAACAAATTGTTGTGTCGCAACCTTTATTGTAGATATAATGAATAATGCTataaacacaataatttttacaataattaagTTAAAAAGTATTTACTAGATTTTCTTTGGCTCAATAATGAGAACTAGGAATTTATCTTTGgagccaaacaaaaaataattttttttctttgtatatataaattgtATTCCTACTATGtataatagtttcaaatagtaATGTTAATTCAATTCaatatgtacaaaaaatatctatttattaaattaaacaattaattgtcgagattgagaaaaagaatgagtcaatagtttttaatttgcCTATAgacctagatttcaaaataaattatcacCATTAGCATGTAATCCATGCAAACgcatggatacatttaaaattaaacacaatttttactataaaaatataaataattagtcaaattatttataaaaaaaaatgcaacacaTGCATACGTATAAATACATtgaaaattaaacacaatttttattataaaaatataaataattagttgaattattttttttaaaaaagtaaacgtaattagtctaatattaaaattcttacataaatttaatactacttaagatcatttttttttcttctaatttttaataagatagaatgtgtggtgatttttgttgtgggtgatttttattgagtatatgtaattggttcttttatttattttatagttcattaatattagatttttattattttgcactcattaactcacttagcacaaaaattaaaaaacttaagtggacaCATGATACAAATCTAAGTGGATAATGATGGTATAATTCACACATAAATATAGGCACATAGCGCAcaattggattctaattttaaattctaattaaattttgtttaagttttacctattaatatatatatatacacaaaaaaatagtACTAGTATATTTTAATAACAGATAAATATATGACAAGAAAAGTCTAAGAGAAATGCTAGGGACACATACTTTTGCACAACTTTAGtcacaacttgccacatggCGAGTTGTGATCGATTAGAATATGTCCCCACATGACCCACTAATACACTCTAACCAATCATAACTAGTCATGTAGCAAGTTGTGacataaaattgtgtaaaagtGTGTGTCTTTAGCATTTCTCAAAGtctaaatagaaaaaatgagaagaaaacgTACCTAGGAATTCTACGCTAGTACACTTGCTTTTGTAGACTGTTTTTAACCATACACGTGCGGAGTATTGGaggtaataattatatatatatatatatatatatatatatatatatatatatatatatatatatatatatatatatatatatatatatatatttggacggttgtatcaaaattttaatgttaCACCTCTAATGGCTTCGTAAATAACGTAAGAAGTAAGAAGTGAAGAAGTAAAGGAAAGAAACATGGGAAAAAAAACAAGCAGATCAGTTGTCAGTCTTAAGACGTTGGAGAgagataaaatttcaaaagagtCACTTGAATTGATGGTGTTTGCAACTGCACGGTGGCGTGCAGGTACCTTCCCTTtctgttagggacatattttacatatttggctaattttttgacaaaatgcactttatttgtaattgagtagatctaaaatgagtttagtacttcaagaaacatgttgttcaagccaagtattaaagccatgaaaattagacaaaaaaacaagtgaagaaaagctgttcattaaagctcgacagatagcttgacagattatctatcgagacttatgAAATCAGAATTTCTAGATTTGATTTTCGACCGATGCTaaaatatttgtgtagggtttctcttctcacaactctagacatatataaggcttattttaaaggccgtcattGTGGATGTACAcatagagaacatatgaaaaagtgattgAGGGCCTTATTTTCTCTGAAAGAAATTATTGCGTCttttgcaccttagggttttgtaatcaagtacGTCTTGAACTtccttgttgatgaagtgaagaactttgcagccaacaacatcttcttcaagttggtggagttagtcacgtattgggatccgtgcatcattggttagtcatgtactggggcaaaagggtggcgttcatatattaaagggtttagaggttctgaaacGATAGAAGGTTTCAGCTATAAGTTCATCGACGGGAATTGTAGAGACTaaggacaaatgttttgtactagatctaaaacttctctttactatagtaaattgcttttcgggaaggttttccctcaggttttttactgagaaactagtttatttcattggttttcttgggtcatcatatcctgtcttatttacttttccgctgtgcttgatattgacatgataatgatgtttgtttgttttaacaaggtttattcataataaatctaattaacaacttgagtttaaaacttgttaattctatcaactagggtctaaatttcccaacactttCTATGAAGAATTTAGAGGCAAATCATAGCCTCATCTCCTGCCATTGTAACGTCGTCTGCTTTATAGTAAGACCTAGGaggaaaattagaattttttttttctctcttttgttttttgggtgaatgtctattttaagtttttgatatataacataaaatgaaagttaaaagtAATTTAGACTTATTTACTTACACAACATTTTCTCAACTTTTTACatcaaattacttttttgcctgcttataataaccaataacaacttgctacttaagatttgttgtaaaagttgtacaaatatttcttaaatatttttctgtgatttgggggggggggggggggacaaaaGCATATCTAAGTCCTTGAAAATTGTTAAATTGTTAAATTGTTGTGGATAACTCATATCTTAATATATTTACTAAGAGCATAGCATTGGGGTGTAAAACCTTTCGGTTGCTATTTTAGCAACTCACTTGCTCAATTTGAGCTTCGCCCAAGTGTAggttgctaaaattttttagcaacCATGAATAGTAAGGTTGTATATATACAACATACTATTCTTGGTTGCTaaacataaaagtaaatataaaagtatatgaaagtacaaaaaagatgaaagagagatgggagagaagagaaagaatgagTTGATAtgatagtttatattattttattgggttttatgtaaaaataaaatttatgatgttgggtgtattatTAGATGAgttagtaaaatagataaagtagtagttgagaatataaaaaataagtattttttttacatctccATTGCTAGTACTCTAATATTTAACTCTGcgtgacattatttttttttacccactCATAGTAACTGTGGGGACCCGAGGAGCTAGGATAAGGACCCGAGGATCAAACGTGAAGACTAATGAATAAAAGGTATGGTAAGGAGGACGAAAGTCAAAGACCCGAAGGTCCGAGGATGCGAAAGCAGGGTTACCCGAAGAAGTACAAAGAGTAAATCGGTGATGCATTAGAGagatattgaaaatatttggaTGGAGGGTAGGTAACTGTGAGCACCGCATTGAATGTTTTGCACCAAGCTTActggccgcattgaatagggagCACTAACTTTATctgttgcattaatgtggaggtgacctgaacagtacaagACACAGCACTAGAACTTCTttccattaccgactacaagTATTACAAGTAAATAGACAAGTGTCAGCAAATGAAGCTAGTGAGGTGAGAGATGAAGGGTTGAGATAGCAAGAGCAAGGAATATAAATAGGAGAGGAAGAAATAGAGAAGGGGGGCGAGTgctggagggagagagagtctTAGAGAGTGTATTGTTGATCTTGGTGAATTAATTAGAATGccattatctttgttttttggttccTTCTCTATAAATTCGTTGTTTTGGGCCTTGAATTATTGGACTTCCTTTAGATTGTTGGGCTTGtgcatgatttttggtccttacagtaACTTTTCAGTTTgtaaatgtatatttttttacttaggagttgagtatttttttttgttgttgttgataatctgccatttcattagattaaCAAGAATAAAAGGAAGTACAAAAATCTTGCCTACAAGCTAGTTAAGGAGAGTGATTATAATTTACAAAGCTGTTGCCTATGCTAT
This region includes:
- the LOC142605971 gene encoding uncharacterized protein LOC142605971 → MRKSDYTGRVAKWGTKLGAYDVKYMTRTAIKGQVLVDFMAEFTESGTKQDDAMMTVMTIGLGNVPLWEVYTDGASNRKGVGIGVVLITPEKLVMEKSLRLGFIATNNETEYEALLTGVQMVRHLGGEIVELYCDSRLVVGQINGEFEARDERMKKYLERVKGVLSLFKSFQVRQIPRGQNAHVDSLAMLATSLGSKLPRTVMVEDLLTSSLTSISAVRVHSIRVGSSWMDPIVTFLQHGVFPEDKVVAKKVRRSAP